From the genome of Nicotiana sylvestris chromosome 2, ASM39365v2, whole genome shotgun sequence, one region includes:
- the LOC138885221 gene encoding uncharacterized protein has protein sequence MTKICDLFVFKQRNSLLYYVAANGLAKAFNKILCNLLKKAVSKSERDWNDRMEKALWAYRMTHRTSTRTTPYSLIYGVKVVFPIERQIPSLRLGVQEARLSRAFNKKVLLRSFQVGDQVLAIRRPIITSCKSREKFTSKWDGPYVLQEAYSSGDYKIVDADDMIIGPINGKFLKSHEDEEAPTFLSPNQQKTKKKYAARIILPISTFDSNIHYDWIKEDGTSSSVYIESLRVFFSRAQTTCDLEAPISRYDIFTESAQSCEISMLDALIRFEKLIPSNPEGGWR, from the exons GACTAGCCAAAGCATTTAACAAGATACTTTGTAACTTGTTAAAGAAGGCCGTCTCCAAATCTGAAAGAGATTGGAATGACAGAATGGAAAAAGCTTTGTGGGCATATCGGATGACTCATCGCACGTCTACACGAACAACTCCTTATTCTCTTATTTATGGAGTCAAAGTAGTTTTTCCTATTGAGCGTCAAATACCATCCTTGCGACTCGGTGTCCAAGAAG CTCGTCTTTCTCGTGCTTTCAACAAAAAGGTTCTCTTGAGATCCTTCCAAGTTGGTGATCAAGTTCTTGCAATAAGAAGACCGATTATTACCTCTTGCAAATCTAGGGAAAaattcacttcaaaatgggatggtcCATATGTTTTGCAAGAAGCCTATTCAAGTGGAGATTACAAGATAGTTGATGCAGATGACATGATAATTGGCCCTATCAATGGGAAATTTTTGAAAAg CCACGAGGATGAGGAGGCACCAACCTTTCTCTCGCCAAACCAGCAAAAAACTAAAAAGAAGTATGCTGCCCGAATAATCCTTCCAATTTCGACCTTTGATTCAAATATTCACTATGACTGGATCAAAGAGGATGGAACATCAAGCTCTGTATATATTGAATCTCTTAGAGTCTTCTTTTCAAGGGCACAAACGACTTGTGATCTTGAAGCTCCTATCTCGAGATATGACATTTTCACTGAGAGTGCACAAAGCTGTGAGATCAGCATGCTAGATGCGTTGATTAGGTTCGAAAAATTAATTCCATCCAATCCAGAAGGTGGCTGGaggtga